ACCTTAGCTCATTACGATCCTGATACAATCGAACACTGCACAAATAGGCTACAAAATCATACCAACCGATAACAACCACAAAACCGCCGAATGAATGATATTCCCAATATGGCTTGATGATGAAAAGGAGCTTAGTGACGGTTCTATTGCAAAATTCAAATTCTTTCTTTAGATATAACATTAAATTTGAAATCCCCATTCCATTTACATACAGAACAGGGATTTCTGATAGATATTATCAACATTTGAGATTGCAAAATATACACTTTTTATTATTTGCTGTCTATATATTATTCGACTGATTTTAATGAAGAAACCATATCAATATGCTTAACCTTCATAGATAGAAACAAGCTAACTACCATGGATAATAAGAATGTTGCTGCTATACTCAAAGCCCATGATATTGGCGTGATTTGTGCTATCATATCGGTTTCCTTAGACATTGTAGACAGCATGAACCTTACTAAAATAAAACCAAAAGGCAATCCTCCAATAATACCTACAATTGTTAGCCATATATTTTGTTGAAGCAATAAAACACGAATTTGCTTTGAAAAAAAGCCCAATACTTTTAATGTTGCCAGCTCTCTATTACGTTCTGTAAAGGAAAGCACCCCTAGATTATATAATACTACACTTCCCAAAACAAATGCTGCAATTATCAAAATGACGACAATCATTTGCATACTTTCTAGTAAATCATTAAATGAATCAATCAACTGGTTTTTATCTTGAATACTTTTTATTCCCGCCACTTTTTTTATGTTACTTGATTTTTGAGAGGTCAATAAAGTTGTTTCTAAGTACTTCTGACCAATTTTCGTATAAGCTTTTTCAGACATTGCAATTCCTTGACCCATTGGTGTTCTATAAATAGCTTTAATATCAGACTTCACCCAGTCTTTACTGCCCATTATTCTCCACTCTATAGTATCTCCAATTTTAGCTTTTATTACCTCAGCCATTTTGTATGATATTCCAATTCCTTCTCTAGGCATGACAATCTTTTGTCCATTTTCATTTTCATATATTATCTGATCACCCTCAGATAAAACCGTCAACGCTCCACTTTCATTAATGCTGTTATACCTAATCTGCACTTTAGACTCTTGAATCCACTGTCCTTTATAGGTATTCTTAATATTTTTTAATTCTTCATCTGTTATGGATTTTTGCAAATTAATTTTACTCTCATAAACATTTAGGTCTCCATACATCCATGTGCTTACCCCATTTATCGAATCTTTTAATCCTAGACCAAATAGCAGTAATGCAGCACACCCCATAACTCCTACAACTGCCATGATAGAACGAATCGGGCTTCTAATTAGATCACGTATATTCCATTGTACGGAAAAACCAAACTTATGCCATAACTTGCTCTTCTCTAATCGTGTATGCTTCCCTACTTTTGGAGGCTTAGGCCTTAATGATGAAGCAGGAACCTCTTTCATCTGTTGTCTGCATGCAAAAAAACTGGAAGCACCGCAACACAAAACTGATAGGATTACTGAAACAAATGATGCAGGAGCAATTGCTATTGACCAATTTGGAAGTGAATAAATTGTTTTTTGCATAGTAAACAGTATAGGGGGTATCAGTAATGGACCGACAACCAAACCTATGATACCTCCAATAAATCCAATCCAAACACCATATGATATGTAATGAAAGAAGATTTTTCTTTTAGAAAACCCAAGAGCTTTGAGGATTCCTATCTGAGTCCTTTGATTATTCGTCATTCGTGTCATAGTTGTTAACATAGCTAGTGCTGCTATTAGAAAAAACACTACAGGAAAAACTCCACCCATAGCCTTATTCTGTTCTATTTCAGTATCAAAAGCAACGACACTTGGTTGCATATCCCGTCCTATTACTATGCTATACCTGTCAGAAAAGATATCTTCTATTTGGGGCTTCAAATTTTCGTTGATAATTTTGTCCTCTTTCTCAATTAGAAGCTGATTATAAGGAATCTGTATTCCTTGCGGCAATGCTGCACTCGATAAAAAAGCAAACCCGAAAGTCTTATGATTTGGCACCAGTACACTATTATCCTCAACATTATGAACATACTCTGGATGCATAATCAATCCAAGGATATTCTTTTCAAGCTTCAAACCATTTAACTCAAATTTTAACTTATCTCCTACCCTTAGTCCCCGAGCATTTGCAAAAGAGTCATCAAGCCAAATACCATCTTTAGAAATTTCAAATTCCTCTCCATTAACTAACAAAGGTAAAGAAATTATATTACTCTCAACTATATTTATACGAAGCGTTGGATCATCTTTCATATCCAGTGATGAATCAAATGTCAGTCTTCGTGCCACCGACTTTACACCTGAAATGTTTTTTACCTTGTCTACATCTTCTTTAGTAAAATTGTTACTCTTTACCCAATAGTCTGCAAGCCGCATTTCTTTATAATATTTATCCACTTCCTGCCTCATACCATACCATTCAGCATTCATGCCTGAGTATATAAGTACCCCAAGTATAGCCATTAGGAAAATTGAAATAAACTGTGCTTTCTTTGCTTTCATATCCCTTAACATTTTTCTCAGAAGCATTTACCAATTCACCTCCTCCACAGCTAATGGAGACTTATTGATAATCTGATCGCTAATTTTTCCACTTCTCATTTTAATCACCCGGTCAGCAGCAGGAGCCAATGCAGAATTGTGTGTAACTATCACTACTGTGTGTCCGCTTTCTCTGCTCATCTTTTGTAAAAGGGACAGGATAATCACACCCGTTTCACTATCAAGGGCACCTGTTGGTTCATCGCAAAGAAGCAGCTTCGGATTTTTACATATTGCTCTTGCAATAGAAACACGCTGTTGTTCACCCCCGGAAAGCTGAGCAGGAAATTTGTCAAAATGATCTTTCAGGCCTACTAAAGATAACGTTGTTTTTGGGTCTAATACATCTTTTTTATTCTCTTTTGTTATTGCTACATTTTCATACGCTGTAAGCGAGGGGATAAGATTGTAAAACTGAAATATAAATCCAATCACATCTCTCCTATAAGCTGTTAACCCATTTTCGTCATATTTGGTAATATCTACACCATCAATATAAATTGATCCCTCTGTTGCATGATCCATACCTCCTAGAAGATTTAACACAGTACTTTTACCTGCTCCACTAGGTCCAAGGATAACAACAAACTCGCCCTTGTCAATTTCAAAACTAATACCGTCAACTGCCTTAAATTTAACCGCTCCTACATCATATACCTTGCTGACCTTTTCAAAATTTATTAATGACATTGACTGACTCCACCTTCCTTAAATTAAAAATTAAAATTATATATGTTTTCGTTTATACCTAATATGCGAATTAGCATTAACTTAATTGCTTTAATCCTGTTATTCATTGAATTCTGATCTTCCTTTGGTTGCCGAAATTGATCATACATTCCTCCCACACCCAATACAATAAACTCGGAAATCTCTTGAGGATATGGAACATCAAAGATTTTTTCGTTTATTCCTTGTAAGAGAATATCCTTAACAAGTGGAACAAGATTTTCTATTATTTGCATTTCAATCATATGGTGTATCATTGAATCCTTATTATGGATATAAGTAATCATCTCATTGTTCCAACCGTCATAAGCTAAAAAATTATTCAAAATAATTTCTATTTTCTTAATTGCATTAATATTATTGTTATTTACAACCATAAAAGCATTTTTAGTAATTTTATCAATACTTCGTTTCATAATTGCATTTAATAATTCATCTTTTGATTTAAAATAATAATAAAAGGTACCCTGAGCAATTTTTGTTTCTTTCACTATATTACTAATTGTAGTTTGCTCAAAACCATAATTCAAGAATAAGGTTTGAGCAATATCCAGTATTTCGTTAATTCTTTCATTTCTAGGTTTTACGATTCTTTTCATAACATATCCTTTCTCCTAGACAATTCTTCTTGTACAATTAATACAACTACTATAAAAATAAGCATATAAGTACATCTTATGTCTCAATTTTATTTAATGTCAGAATTATATCATACCGACCGATTGTCAGTCAATTTGCGAGTACATAATTACCATATATAGTTTTATATATGGTAATCCGTAGTTTTACTGTATTATTCAAAAATTTTACTCTCAACTAACCCAGAATTAACACTGTCAGTTTTTAATAACCACTTTTTACGTTCTTCATCGTTGAAAGATATTGCTTTCTCTGCCCATGTTTTGCAGTAGGAACACTTAGTTATTCCACTCGGCTTTGATATTTCTGATCCTTCGCATGTAAACTCATCACATACAAACTTTGTCGTAAACTTTTCCAGAAACCCATCTAACTTTCTATTATCCAAATAAAAATCTGGAAGATTGAATGCATCAAAAAACTTTTTGACTTCATCTATATTGTATCGCCCTGTAATTGCTTTAAAAATAAAAGGCTTTTTATGTACCTTAACAGTCTCAGAAAGCCTTGGCCACACTAATATGTCTAGTAGATTTCCATTATATACTTTTTGTGTATATGCTTTTATTACTTTTGTCAAAAAATCTGTACTTTTTGTTCTATCCAGCAGCTTTATAGAAAAATTGTAGTTTCCTGTTTTCTCACACAAATTTTCATAATGCTTTATATCCTCAGGTCGTATCCATTCAGACGCAATAAGTTGAGTTGGATTTTTAATTTTTTCCGTTGTGCACTTTAGTAAGCAATAGTCGAGGTTTACATGCTTTGAAAAGTGTTTATTCTGGCTTGCATGAGCTTGACTGGTTCCGTGCATTACAGCATAAGGACATGAATGAAGGCATACATTATTTGCAATCAACCTAAGAGACATATTAGAATTCTTGGTATAGTTAAGCATTTTCTCAAGAAGCTCAAAATTTCTATTAATTTTGTGGAACAATGTTAGCTCATCTGCCCCCAGATTGTGCCAATATTCTATATGGTGCAAATCAAATATATATGCATACAATCCAATTGAAACCTTAATATTCGGATATCTCTTTTTAATTAGTTCACACAAATATGGCGAATTTACGGTTACGGCATCTATTCCTATGCTAACCAAGTTGTCAATATAAGAAATTATTTTTTTATGGTATCTGGGACTAAATTCTTTATTCTCCATACACATTGGATTGAGTAGATAATTAAATTTCAGGCCCTTTGAATGGCATAATTCAATATATTCTTTTAGCTCCCTAATGCTAATATCCGGCAAAACCATAGAAGCTCTGCCCCCCCCAAGCAAGTCACTTCTCATTTTTCCAAATACCGATTTAATTGACTTCCCTTTGTCAATCTTTGATATAACTTCAATTAATTTCGGATCAAAGTTGCATCCCAGTGAGTATGGCATGCTAAAATTATTTTTATTCGTCATTTCACTGCACCTCGCATAGTCGTTTAATTTACAATTTTTCTTTAAATATCAGATAAGTCTGAACAAATTTCTGAAGGTTTTAATCCTATTTCAACTGTATGTAGTAATACCTGATTATCATTAAGCCCAAAAAACTTCTTGATCTGATGGAAATTCATGTCTCCGATTGAACAAATGCCAATATCATTTAATTCTCCTACCGTTGTAAGTGTTGATACCATTATTCCTGTATCAATTGCAGAATAAAAATATCCCATTCCTGCATATTTAGGCATTGTCACTTCTGCATTGTATACAAAAAACATTGAGACGGCAGACTCACTGAATATATTTTGATTTGTAAAATAGTGTGCTTCTTTCGGTATCGTACAATCATTGTTTATACTGCAAAGTTCATTGCCAATCGGATTATAATAATATAATCCCCGATC
The DNA window shown above is from Pseudobacteroides sp. and carries:
- a CDS encoding ABC transporter permease, whose protein sequence is MLLRKMLRDMKAKKAQFISIFLMAILGVLIYSGMNAEWYGMRQEVDKYYKEMRLADYWVKSNNFTKEDVDKVKNISGVKSVARRLTFDSSLDMKDDPTLRINIVESNIISLPLLVNGEEFEISKDGIWLDDSFANARGLRVGDKLKFELNGLKLEKNILGLIMHPEYVHNVEDNSVLVPNHKTFGFAFLSSAALPQGIQIPYNQLLIEKEDKIINENLKPQIEDIFSDRYSIVIGRDMQPSVVAFDTEIEQNKAMGGVFPVVFFLIAALAMLTTMTRMTNNQRTQIGILKALGFSKRKIFFHYISYGVWIGFIGGIIGLVVGPLLIPPILFTMQKTIYSLPNWSIAIAPASFVSVILSVLCCGASSFFACRQQMKEVPASSLRPKPPKVGKHTRLEKSKLWHKFGFSVQWNIRDLIRSPIRSIMAVVGVMGCAALLLFGLGLKDSINGVSTWMYGDLNVYESKINLQKSITDEELKNIKNTYKGQWIQESKVQIRYNSINESGALTVLSEGDQIIYENENGQKIVMPREGIGISYKMAEVIKAKIGDTIEWRIMGSKDWVKSDIKAIYRTPMGQGIAMSEKAYTKIGQKYLETTLLTSQKSSNIKKVAGIKSIQDKNQLIDSFNDLLESMQMIVVILIIAAFVLGSVVLYNLGVLSFTERNRELATLKVLGFFSKQIRVLLLQQNIWLTIVGIIGGLPFGFILVRFMLSTMSKETDMIAQITPISWALSIAATFLLSMVVSLFLSMKVKHIDMVSSLKSVE
- a CDS encoding ABC transporter ATP-binding protein, whose product is MSLINFEKVSKVYDVGAVKFKAVDGISFEIDKGEFVVILGPSGAGKSTVLNLLGGMDHATEGSIYIDGVDITKYDENGLTAYRRDVIGFIFQFYNLIPSLTAYENVAITKENKKDVLDPKTTLSLVGLKDHFDKFPAQLSGGEQQRVSIARAICKNPKLLLCDEPTGALDSETGVIILSLLQKMSRESGHTVVIVTHNSALAPAADRVIKMRSGKISDQIINKSPLAVEEVNW
- a CDS encoding TetR/AcrR family transcriptional regulator, whose product is MKRIVKPRNERINEILDIAQTLFLNYGFEQTTISNIVKETKIAQGTFYYYFKSKDELLNAIMKRSIDKITKNAFMVVNNNNINAIKKIEIILNNFLAYDGWNNEMITYIHNKDSMIHHMIEMQIIENLVPLVKDILLQGINEKIFDVPYPQEISEFIVLGVGGMYDQFRQPKEDQNSMNNRIKAIKLMLIRILGINENIYNFNF
- a CDS encoding U32 family peptidase, with protein sequence MTNKNNFSMPYSLGCNFDPKLIEVISKIDKGKSIKSVFGKMRSDLLGGGRASMVLPDISIRELKEYIELCHSKGLKFNYLLNPMCMENKEFSPRYHKKIISYIDNLVSIGIDAVTVNSPYLCELIKKRYPNIKVSIGLYAYIFDLHHIEYWHNLGADELTLFHKINRNFELLEKMLNYTKNSNMSLRLIANNVCLHSCPYAVMHGTSQAHASQNKHFSKHVNLDYCLLKCTTEKIKNPTQLIASEWIRPEDIKHYENLCEKTGNYNFSIKLLDRTKSTDFLTKVIKAYTQKVYNGNLLDILVWPRLSETVKVHKKPFIFKAITGRYNIDEVKKFFDAFNLPDFYLDNRKLDGFLEKFTTKFVCDEFTCEGSEISKPSGITKCSYCKTWAEKAISFNDEERKKWLLKTDSVNSGLVESKIFE